In Cyanobium sp. WAJ14-Wanaka, the following are encoded in one genomic region:
- the rpsH gene encoding 30S ribosomal protein S8 has protein sequence MANHDPISDMLTRIRNASEKRHETTKIPASRQVRNVANVLQQEGFIAAITEEGEGVLRHLVLELKYSGKHRQPTIRSVQRVSKPGLRVYKNNRQLPKVLGGLGVAIISTSKGVMSDRDARKQGVGGEVLCYVY, from the coding sequence ATGGCCAATCACGACCCCATTTCTGACATGCTCACCCGCATTCGCAATGCGAGTGAGAAGCGTCACGAGACCACAAAGATTCCAGCTTCACGGCAGGTGCGCAACGTTGCCAACGTGCTGCAGCAGGAGGGCTTCATTGCCGCCATCACCGAAGAAGGTGAAGGCGTCCTGAGGCACCTGGTGCTAGAGCTGAAATACAGCGGCAAACACCGCCAGCCCACCATCCGCTCAGTGCAAAGGGTTAGCAAGCCTGGCCTGCGCGTTTACAAGAACAATCGTCAGCTGCCCAAGGTTTTGGGCGGCCTCGGTGTGGCCATCATCTCCACCTCTAAAGGAGTGATGAGCGACCGCGACGCCCGCAAGCAGGGCGTCGGTGGCGAAGTGCTCTGCTACGTCTACTGA
- the rplE gene encoding 50S ribosomal protein L5, with amino-acid sequence MSLKKNYREKIQPKLLKDLNLSNIHEVPKVVKITVNRGLGEAAQNAKALEASIVELANITGQKVMVTRAKKAIAAFKIRQGMPIGVAVTLRGERMYAFLERLIHLALPRIRDFRGVSPKSFDGRGNYTLGIREQIIFPEIAFDKIDAIRGMDVTIVTSARSDEEGRALLREMGMPFRSN; translated from the coding sequence ATGTCACTCAAAAAGAACTATCGGGAGAAGATCCAGCCCAAGTTGCTGAAAGATCTCAATCTCTCCAATATTCACGAAGTCCCCAAGGTGGTGAAAATCACCGTCAACAGGGGCCTCGGTGAAGCCGCCCAAAATGCCAAGGCCCTTGAGGCCTCGATCGTGGAGCTGGCCAACATCACCGGTCAAAAGGTGATGGTGACCCGCGCCAAGAAGGCTATTGCCGCCTTCAAGATCCGCCAGGGCATGCCGATTGGCGTGGCTGTGACACTGCGCGGTGAGCGGATGTATGCGTTCCTGGAGCGCCTGATTCACCTGGCTCTGCCCCGCATCCGTGATTTTCGCGGTGTGAGCCCCAAGAGCTTTGATGGCCGCGGGAATTACACCCTGGGGATCCGCGAACAGATCATTTTCCCCGAGATCGCCTTCGACAAGATCGATGCGATCCGGGGGATGGACGTCACCATCGTGACCAGCGCCCGTAGCGACGAAGAGGGCCGGGCCCTCCTCCGCGAGATGGGAATGCCGTTCCGCAGCAATTAG
- the rplN gene encoding 50S ribosomal protein L14 encodes MIQQETYLNVADNSGAKRIQCIRVLGTNRRYAHVGDVIVAAVKDAMPNMGVKKSDVVKAVVVRTKATLRRETGNSIRFDDNAAVILGGDNNPKGTRVFGPVARELRERNFTKIVSLAPEVI; translated from the coding sequence ATGATTCAACAAGAGACCTACCTGAACGTCGCTGACAACAGTGGCGCCAAGCGCATCCAGTGCATCCGGGTGCTCGGTACCAATCGGCGCTACGCCCACGTGGGCGACGTAATCGTGGCTGCCGTCAAGGACGCCATGCCCAACATGGGCGTCAAGAAATCGGATGTGGTCAAAGCCGTGGTGGTCCGCACCAAGGCGACCCTGCGCCGGGAAACCGGCAACTCGATTCGCTTCGACGACAACGCTGCCGTGATCCTTGGTGGCGACAACAACCCCAAGGGCACCAGGGTTTTCGGCCCTGTGGCCCGGGAACTGCGCGAACGCAATTTCACCAAGATTGTGTCGCTCGCCCCGGAGGTGATCTGA
- a CDS encoding DNA-directed RNA polymerase subunit alpha has protein sequence MLHYQIDRIEHQISEDRSQMGVFLIGPLDRGQATTLGNALRRVLIGSLEGSAITAVRISGVNHEYATVPGVREDVLDILLNCKQISVNSRNRELEIGRLTVNGPATVTASDLQFSSQVQVIDGNRLIATVAEGHNLELEVHVERGVGYRPVNRHSEDTSAIDLLQIDAVFKPVKRVNYTVDETAVGEGGSARERLRLEIETNGSVTPDDAMAQAANQLIALFQPLASLSLVEEPGLEPEPSAEAQIPLEELNLSVRAYNCLKRAQVNSVSDLMGFSYEDLLEIKNFGSKSADEVIEALERIGIILPQSRTSA, from the coding sequence GTGTTGCATTACCAAATTGACCGGATTGAGCACCAGATCTCTGAAGATCGCTCCCAAATGGGCGTCTTCCTGATCGGCCCCCTCGATCGCGGCCAAGCCACCACCCTGGGGAACGCCCTGCGCCGGGTCCTGATTGGCAGCCTCGAGGGCAGTGCCATCACCGCCGTCCGCATCTCCGGCGTTAACCACGAGTACGCCACGGTCCCCGGGGTGCGCGAAGACGTGCTCGACATCCTGCTCAACTGCAAACAGATCTCGGTCAACAGCCGCAACCGGGAGCTCGAGATCGGCCGCCTGACGGTCAACGGTCCCGCCACCGTGACCGCCTCAGATCTGCAGTTTTCTTCCCAGGTGCAGGTAATCGACGGCAACCGCCTAATCGCCACCGTGGCCGAAGGCCACAACCTGGAGTTGGAAGTGCATGTGGAGCGCGGCGTTGGCTACAGGCCTGTCAATCGCCACAGCGAAGACACCAGCGCCATCGACCTGCTCCAAATTGATGCGGTCTTCAAACCCGTCAAACGGGTCAACTACACAGTCGATGAAACCGCCGTGGGTGAAGGTGGTTCGGCCCGAGAGCGCCTGCGCCTGGAAATTGAAACCAACGGCAGCGTCACCCCCGACGACGCCATGGCCCAAGCCGCCAACCAGTTGATCGCCCTGTTCCAGCCCCTGGCAAGCCTTTCTCTGGTGGAGGAGCCAGGCCTGGAGCCCGAGCCCTCGGCCGAGGCCCAAATCCCCCTCGAGGAGCTCAACCTCTCGGTGCGGGCTTACAACTGCCTGAAGCGGGCCCAGGTCAACTCCGTATCCGACCTGATGGGCTTCAGCTACGAAGACCTGCTCGAGATCAAAAACTTCGGCTCCAAGTCGGCCGATGAAGTTATCGAAGCGCTAGAGCGCATCGGTATCATCCTCCCCCAAAGCCGCACCAGCGCCTGA
- the rplM gene encoding 50S ribosomal protein L13: MNKTPLPSIDSLERQWYLVDAENQTLGRLASEVAQVLRGKNKPCYTPHLDTGDFVVIINADKVRVSGNKANQKIYRRHSGRPGGMKTETFEHLQARLPERIVEKAIKGMLPHNALGRQLFRKLKVYKGAEHPHGAQQPQALALDPATAANQ, from the coding sequence ATGAACAAGACCCCTCTTCCTTCCATTGATTCCCTAGAGCGCCAGTGGTATCTGGTGGATGCTGAGAATCAAACCCTCGGTCGCCTGGCGAGCGAAGTGGCCCAGGTTCTGCGCGGCAAGAACAAGCCCTGCTACACCCCCCACCTGGACACTGGTGATTTTGTGGTGATCATCAACGCCGACAAGGTGAGGGTGAGCGGTAACAAGGCCAACCAAAAGATCTACCGCCGCCATTCCGGCCGTCCCGGCGGCATGAAGACCGAAACCTTTGAGCACCTGCAAGCTCGCCTGCCCGAGCGGATCGTCGAGAAGGCGATCAAGGGCATGCTTCCCCACAACGCCCTGGGCCGTCAGCTGTTCCGCAAACTGAAGGTTTATAAGGGTGCCGAGCACCCCCACGGCGCCCAGCAGCCCCAAGCCCTCGCCCTCGATCCCGCCACCGCCGCCAACCAATGA
- the rpsI gene encoding 30S ribosomal protein S9 produces the protein MSTSNKVVYWGTGRRKTAVARVRVVPGSGTVTINGRPGDNYLNYNPVYLAAVQAPLKTLGLAKEYDILVNVRGGGLTGQADAIKQGAARALCELSPDNRKPLKTEGHLSRDPRAKERRKYGLKKARKAPQFSKR, from the coding sequence ATGAGCACCTCCAACAAAGTCGTCTATTGGGGTACAGGTCGTCGCAAGACCGCGGTGGCCCGTGTGCGCGTAGTTCCCGGCAGTGGCACCGTGACCATCAACGGCCGCCCCGGTGACAACTACCTGAACTACAACCCGGTTTACCTGGCGGCAGTCCAAGCTCCCCTCAAAACCCTGGGCCTGGCCAAGGAGTACGACATCCTTGTCAATGTGCGTGGCGGCGGCCTGACCGGCCAAGCCGATGCCATTAAGCAAGGTGCGGCCCGCGCCCTTTGCGAGCTTTCCCCCGACAACCGCAAGCCGCTGAAAACCGAAGGTCACCTCAGCCGCGACCCCCGCGCCAAGGAGCGCCGCAAGTACGGCCTGAAGAAAGCCCGTAAGGCTCCTCAGTTCTCCAAGCGCTGA
- a CDS encoding adenylate kinase translates to MKQRLLFLGPPGAGKGTQAQQLAVAKGLLHLSTGDLLRAEVQAGSALGQEAEAVMARGELVSDALVLAIVRGRLESHQGGWLLDGFPRNLAQAEALGQLLDDLGQQIELVVLMELDDDLLIQRLLSRGRTDDNEAVIRHRLEVYREQTAPLISHYRSRGLLEAVEAAGSVETIADRITDLLA, encoded by the coding sequence ATGAAACAACGCCTTCTTTTCCTCGGTCCCCCCGGGGCCGGCAAGGGCACCCAGGCCCAACAACTGGCCGTGGCCAAGGGCCTGTTGCACCTCTCTACCGGCGACCTGCTGCGGGCAGAGGTCCAGGCCGGCAGTGCCTTGGGGCAAGAGGCCGAGGCCGTCATGGCCAGGGGCGAGCTCGTGAGCGATGCCCTGGTGCTGGCGATCGTGCGGGGCCGACTAGAGAGCCATCAGGGCGGCTGGCTGCTCGATGGCTTTCCCCGCAACCTGGCCCAGGCCGAAGCCCTGGGCCAGCTCCTTGATGACCTGGGCCAACAGATCGAATTGGTTGTGCTGATGGAGCTCGACGACGACCTCCTGATCCAACGCCTGCTGAGCCGGGGCCGCACCGATGACAACGAAGCAGTGATTCGCCACCGCCTCGAGGTCTACCGCGAACAGACCGCACCGCTGATCAGCCACTACCGCAGCAGGGGCCTGCTGGAGGCGGTCGAGGCCGCTGGCAGCGTCGAAACGATTGCCGATCGCATCACAGACCTTCTGGCCTGA
- the rpsK gene encoding 30S ribosomal protein S11, giving the protein MAKPAKKSGPKKAKRNVPNGVAHIQSTFNNTIVSITDTAGEVISWSSAGASGFKGARKGTPFAAQTAAEAAGRRAMEQGMRQIEVLVRGPGSGRETAIRALQVAGLEITLIRDVTPLPHNGCRRSKRRRV; this is encoded by the coding sequence ATGGCAAAGCCAGCCAAAAAATCGGGCCCCAAAAAGGCCAAACGCAATGTGCCCAACGGCGTTGCGCACATCCAAAGCACCTTCAACAACACGATCGTGTCGATTACCGACACAGCCGGTGAGGTGATTTCCTGGAGCTCCGCCGGAGCCAGTGGCTTCAAGGGCGCCCGCAAAGGCACCCCCTTTGCCGCCCAAACCGCTGCTGAAGCAGCCGGTCGCCGGGCCATGGAACAGGGCATGCGCCAAATCGAAGTGCTGGTGAGGGGCCCCGGTTCCGGTCGGGAAACCGCCATTCGCGCCCTTCAGGTTGCTGGTCTGGAAATCACCCTGATCCGCGATGTCACACCCCTGCCCCACAACGGCTGCCGTCGCTCCAAGCGTCGTCGCGTCTGA
- the rpmJ gene encoding 50S ribosomal protein L36 — protein MKVRASVKKMCEKCRVIRRHGRVMVICTNPKHKQRQG, from the coding sequence ATGAAGGTGCGTGCCTCAGTGAAAAAAATGTGTGAGAAGTGCCGGGTGATTCGTCGCCACGGCAGGGTAATGGTCATCTGCACCAACCCCAAGCACAAGCAGCGCCAGGGCTGA
- the rplR gene encoding 50S ribosomal protein L18 produces MSSISRKQQTQKRHRRLRRLLSGTAQRPRLAVFRSNNHIYAQVIDDASQNTLCAASTLDKDLRTSLETSATCDASVAVGALVAKRALAKGIQQVVFDRGGNLYHGRVKALADAAREAGLQF; encoded by the coding sequence ATGTCTTCCATTTCCCGCAAACAGCAGACCCAGAAGCGTCACCGCCGCCTGCGTCGCCTTCTCTCCGGCACTGCCCAACGTCCGCGTTTGGCCGTGTTCCGTTCCAACAATCACATCTACGCCCAGGTCATCGACGACGCCTCCCAGAACACCCTCTGTGCAGCGTCGACCCTCGACAAAGATCTGCGCACCAGTCTTGAAACCAGTGCCACCTGCGATGCCTCCGTGGCCGTTGGTGCCTTGGTCGCCAAGCGTGCCCTGGCTAAGGGCATCCAGCAGGTGGTCTTCGATCGCGGCGGCAACCTGTACCACGGCCGGGTGAAAGCCCTGGCTGACGCCGCCCGGGAAGCGGGCCTTCAGTTCTGA
- the rplX gene encoding 50S ribosomal protein L24, with amino-acid sequence MATATPKAKPQVRIKMRIKKGDTVQVIAGKDKGKTGEVIRTLPIENRVVVQGINLRTRHVKPTQEGETGRIVTEEASVHASNVMLYSTTKNVASRVEITVDKDGTKKRRLKKTGEILD; translated from the coding sequence ATGGCCACCGCAACCCCCAAGGCCAAGCCCCAGGTGCGCATCAAGATGCGCATCAAAAAAGGTGACACCGTCCAGGTGATTGCCGGCAAAGACAAGGGCAAAACCGGTGAAGTGATCCGCACTCTGCCGATCGAAAACCGGGTGGTTGTGCAGGGAATCAACCTGCGCACCCGCCACGTCAAGCCCACCCAGGAAGGCGAAACCGGCCGCATCGTGACCGAGGAAGCATCCGTGCATGCCTCCAACGTGATGCTCTATTCCACGACCAAAAACGTGGCCAGCCGCGTTGAGATCACGGTCGACAAGGACGGCACCAAAAAGCGCCGCCTTAAAAAGACTGGAGAAATCCTGGATTGA
- the rplF gene encoding 50S ribosomal protein L6, whose product MSRIGKAPIPLPEKVSVSLNGLAVTVKGPKGELSRTLPDGVQISQDGNTLVVSPSTETRRSRERHGLCRTLVANMVEGVSQGYTKKLEIVGVGYRAAVQGKKLVVSAGYSHQVEMLPPDGVTFTVEGNTTVFVSGANKELVGNEAAKVRAIRPPEPYKGKGIKYEGERILRKAGKTGKK is encoded by the coding sequence ATGTCTCGTATTGGTAAAGCACCGATTCCCCTCCCCGAAAAGGTGAGTGTCAGCCTCAATGGCCTGGCAGTCACCGTGAAGGGCCCCAAGGGTGAACTTTCTCGCACCCTCCCCGATGGGGTGCAAATCTCCCAGGACGGCAACACTCTGGTGGTGAGCCCCAGCACGGAAACCCGACGCTCCCGCGAGCGCCATGGCCTGTGCCGGACCCTCGTCGCCAACATGGTGGAAGGCGTCAGCCAGGGCTACACCAAAAAGCTCGAAATCGTTGGCGTGGGCTACCGCGCCGCCGTGCAGGGCAAAAAACTGGTGGTGAGCGCCGGCTACAGCCACCAGGTGGAAATGCTGCCCCCCGATGGAGTCACCTTCACCGTGGAAGGCAACACCACCGTTTTTGTCTCTGGTGCCAACAAGGAACTTGTGGGCAATGAGGCCGCCAAGGTCCGCGCCATTCGTCCGCCGGAGCCCTACAAGGGCAAGGGCATCAAATACGAGGGTGAGCGCATCCTGCGCAAGGCCGGTAAGACCGGTAAGAAATGA
- the secY gene encoding preprotein translocase subunit SecY — translation MLLSRGRNPSAGEILSQLIQSKGLRDRVLTTLALLLVVRLGIYIPMPGIDRVAFADFLSKGGQLIGFLDIFTGGGLSTLGVFALGILPFINASIIIQLLTAALPQLEDLQKNEGEAGRRKIAQITRYVALGWGILQSTVFALILRQYATEGLSEPVFVIQTALALVTGSMVVMWISEVITERGIGQGASLVIFVNIVATLPKALGSTVELAQSGDRSTVGGIVVLVVVFLLTIVGIIFVQEGNRRIPIVSAKRQVGGASLLAARQSYLPLKLNAGGVMPIIFASAVVFLPLTIANLTRNPLLIQVAGYLNPNSNTPWVYALVFFGLICGFGFFYASLTVNPVDIATNLKRGGVAIPGIRPGSATATYLSGVQNRLTLLGGVFLGAVAIIPSAVEGATQVRTFQGLGATSLLILVGVAIDTAKQVQTYVISQRYEGMVRQ, via the coding sequence ATGCTGCTTAGCCGGGGCCGAAACCCCAGTGCCGGGGAAATCCTCAGCCAGTTGATCCAATCCAAGGGCCTGCGCGACCGGGTGCTCACCACCCTGGCCCTGCTGCTTGTGGTGCGGCTGGGGATCTACATCCCCATGCCGGGCATTGATCGGGTGGCCTTTGCCGACTTCCTTTCAAAAGGCGGGCAGCTGATTGGCTTCCTCGACATCTTCACCGGCGGCGGACTCTCCACCCTGGGGGTATTTGCCCTGGGGATCCTGCCCTTCATTAACGCCTCGATCATCATCCAGTTGCTCACGGCAGCCCTTCCCCAGCTGGAGGATCTCCAAAAAAACGAAGGGGAGGCTGGTCGGCGCAAAATCGCCCAAATCACCCGCTATGTGGCCCTGGGTTGGGGGATCCTGCAAAGCACGGTCTTTGCCCTGATCCTGAGGCAATACGCCACGGAGGGCCTCTCGGAGCCGGTGTTTGTGATCCAAACGGCCCTGGCGCTGGTCACAGGCTCGATGGTGGTGATGTGGATATCTGAGGTGATCACTGAAAGGGGAATTGGCCAAGGCGCATCCCTGGTGATCTTCGTAAACATCGTGGCCACCCTGCCCAAGGCCCTGGGCTCCACCGTCGAGTTGGCCCAAAGCGGCGACCGCAGCACCGTGGGGGGAATTGTGGTGCTGGTGGTTGTTTTCCTACTCACCATCGTGGGCATCATCTTTGTGCAGGAGGGCAACCGCCGTATCCCCATCGTCAGCGCCAAACGCCAGGTGGGCGGAGCCAGTCTGCTGGCCGCACGCCAGAGCTACCTGCCGCTCAAGCTCAATGCCGGAGGCGTGATGCCGATCATTTTTGCCTCGGCAGTTGTGTTCCTGCCCCTAACCATCGCCAACCTGACCCGCAACCCATTGCTGATCCAGGTGGCGGGATACCTCAATCCCAACAGCAATACGCCCTGGGTTTACGCCCTGGTGTTCTTCGGCCTGATCTGCGGCTTTGGCTTTTTCTATGCCTCGCTCACGGTCAATCCGGTCGACATCGCCACCAACCTCAAGCGGGGCGGCGTAGCGATCCCAGGCATCCGGCCAGGCTCCGCAACCGCCACCTACTTGAGCGGAGTGCAAAACCGTCTCACCCTTCTAGGCGGCGTGTTCCTCGGGGCGGTGGCGATCATCCCCTCCGCTGTTGAAGGCGCCACCCAGGTGCGGACCTTTCAAGGCCTGGGGGCCACCTCCCTGCTGATCCTGGTGGGCGTCGCCATCGACACCGCCAAGCAGGTCCAGACCTACGTGATCTCCCAGCGCTACGAAGGGATGGTACGCCAATAG
- the truA gene encoding tRNA pseudouridine(38-40) synthase TruA has translation MASLTPNFCENPQGQLQRIALCLQYDGSSYCGWQKQRNAPSVQERLEKAIAELDPHRPVHSVAAGRTDTGVHAAGQVVHFDAAGPIPPERWAKALNGRLPATIRVRSATVVKSDWHACFAANYRRYRYTIYNGRTPNLFLAPWSWHRYRRRLDERAMAEVLEEMLGEHDFSAFQRAGSRRANARTTLQEVLVERQGDLVTTELQASGFLYGMVRLVMGQLVAVGEGSLGTAAFRERWRNLRRSEIRDSAPPQGLCLLRVGYPQEIFQKAAWYDSQPRYSLECPDSPPLC, from the coding sequence ATGGCTTCACTTACCCCCAATTTCTGCGAAAACCCCCAGGGCCAGCTCCAAAGGATTGCCCTCTGCCTTCAATACGACGGCTCTTCCTACTGCGGCTGGCAAAAGCAGCGCAACGCCCCCAGCGTTCAAGAACGGCTGGAGAAGGCGATTGCCGAGCTAGATCCCCACAGGCCGGTCCATAGCGTGGCGGCGGGACGCACCGACACCGGTGTGCATGCGGCAGGCCAAGTGGTGCACTTTGATGCGGCCGGGCCCATACCTCCAGAACGCTGGGCCAAGGCCCTCAATGGCCGCCTACCGGCCACGATCCGGGTGCGCTCCGCAACGGTGGTGAAAAGCGATTGGCACGCCTGCTTCGCTGCCAACTACCGGCGTTATCGCTACACCATTTACAACGGCCGCACCCCCAACCTATTTCTGGCGCCCTGGTCCTGGCACCGCTACCGGCGGCGACTGGATGAAAGGGCCATGGCCGAGGTTCTTGAAGAAATGCTCGGGGAGCACGATTTCTCCGCCTTTCAGCGGGCCGGAAGCCGCCGGGCCAACGCCCGCACCACCCTGCAAGAGGTGCTAGTCGAGCGCCAGGGCGATCTGGTAACTACGGAACTGCAGGCCAGCGGCTTCCTCTACGGCATGGTCAGGCTGGTGATGGGCCAATTGGTGGCCGTCGGCGAGGGCAGCCTGGGGACGGCGGCCTTCAGGGAACGCTGGCGCAATCTGCGCCGCAGTGAAATCAGGGATTCCGCTCCCCCGCAAGGGCTTTGCCTGCTACGGGTGGGCTATCCCCAGGAGATATTCCAAAAAGCTGCCTGGTATGATTCACAACCGCGGTATTCGTTGGAATGCCCCGATTCGCCTCCGTTGTGCTAG
- the rpsE gene encoding 30S ribosomal protein S5 has product MTESNDQIQTNAIPGAADVPAAADGQQERRGGRGEGRGGGGGGGDRRGGGGGRGRDNRRGQERDSEWQERVVQIRRVSKTVKGGKKMSFRAIIVVGNERGQVGVGVGKAGDVIGAVRKGVADGKKHLVKVPLTRHSSIPTLSNGRDGAASVLIRPAAPGTGVIAGGSIRTVLELAGIKNVLAKRLGSKTPLNNARAAIEALAGLRTHKETAKERGISLEQIYS; this is encoded by the coding sequence ATGACCGAATCCAACGACCAGATCCAAACCAACGCCATTCCTGGAGCGGCGGATGTTCCTGCAGCGGCCGATGGCCAGCAGGAGCGCCGCGGTGGCCGCGGTGAAGGCCGTGGCGGCGGCGGCGGCGGCGGCGACCGCCGTGGCGGCGGCGGCGGCCGGGGCCGCGACAACCGCAGGGGCCAGGAGCGCGACTCCGAATGGCAGGAGCGCGTGGTGCAAATCCGCCGTGTCTCCAAAACCGTCAAGGGCGGCAAGAAGATGAGCTTCAGGGCCATCATTGTTGTCGGCAACGAACGGGGCCAGGTCGGCGTTGGCGTCGGCAAGGCCGGTGATGTGATCGGCGCCGTCCGCAAGGGCGTGGCCGATGGCAAGAAGCACCTGGTGAAGGTGCCCCTCACCCGCCACAGCTCCATCCCAACCCTCAGCAATGGCCGCGATGGCGCCGCCAGTGTCTTGATTCGGCCGGCCGCCCCAGGTACCGGTGTTATCGCGGGTGGTTCGATCCGCACGGTGCTGGAACTCGCCGGCATCAAAAACGTGCTCGCCAAGCGCCTGGGTTCAAAAACCCCCCTCAACAACGCCCGCGCTGCCATCGAAGCCCTGGCTGGCCTCCGCACCCACAAGGAGACCGCCAAGGAGCGGGGCATCTCCCTCGAGCAGATTTACTCCTGA
- the rpsM gene encoding 30S ribosomal protein S13, whose protein sequence is MARIAGVDIPRDKRVEISLTYVYGIGLTRAHKILAKTGVNPDTRVKDLSDADVQKLRGAAEGFTLEGDLRRQEGMALKRLQDIGCVRGRRHRMGLPVRGQRTRTNARTRRGARKTVAGKKK, encoded by the coding sequence GTGGCTCGGATTGCCGGCGTTGATATCCCTCGCGACAAGCGAGTCGAGATCTCTCTCACCTATGTGTATGGCATTGGCTTGACCCGTGCCCACAAGATCCTGGCCAAAACCGGGGTCAACCCTGACACCCGGGTGAAGGATCTCAGCGACGCCGACGTGCAAAAGCTGCGCGGCGCTGCTGAGGGCTTCACCCTCGAAGGGGACCTGCGGCGCCAGGAGGGCATGGCCCTCAAGCGTTTGCAGGACATCGGCTGCGTCCGCGGCCGTCGCCACCGCATGGGCCTGCCCGTGCGCGGTCAACGCACCCGGACCAATGCCCGTACCCGCCGTGGTGCGCGCAAAACCGTGGCCGGCAAGAAGAAATAG
- the rplQ gene encoding 50S ribosomal protein L17 — protein sequence MRHQCRVPMLGRPADQRKAMLRGLTTQLIREGRVTTTKARAKALRDEAERMISLAKDGSLPARRRAIGYIYDKQLVHALFDKAQDRYGDRNGGYTRIIRTVPRRGDNAEMAIIELV from the coding sequence ATGAGACACCAGTGCCGAGTCCCCATGTTGGGACGCCCCGCCGACCAACGCAAAGCGATGCTGCGGGGTCTTACCACCCAGCTAATCCGCGAGGGCCGGGTGACCACCACCAAGGCGCGGGCCAAGGCCCTGCGCGATGAAGCCGAGCGAATGATCAGCCTGGCCAAGGACGGCAGCCTGCCTGCCCGCAGGCGGGCGATTGGCTACATCTATGACAAACAGCTGGTTCACGCCCTGTTTGACAAGGCCCAGGACCGCTACGGCGATCGCAATGGCGGCTACACCCGCATCATTCGCACCGTGCCCCGTCGGGGTGACAACGCCGAAATGGCAATCATCGAGCTGGTTTGA
- the rplO gene encoding 50S ribosomal protein L15, with the protein MSFTLQTLKSNPGARRRKLRKGRGIAAGQGASCGFGMRGQKSRSGSPTRPGFEGGQMPLYRRIPKLKHFELVNRKEFTVINVAKLAEIKAGSTVSLDSLVKDGIVTSPKHPLKILGNGELAVKLTVQATAFTASARTKIEAAGGSCELV; encoded by the coding sequence ATGTCTTTCACTCTTCAAACCCTTAAGTCCAATCCCGGTGCAAGGCGCCGCAAACTGCGCAAGGGCCGTGGCATCGCCGCCGGCCAAGGTGCCAGCTGCGGTTTCGGCATGCGTGGTCAAAAGTCCCGCTCGGGTAGCCCCACCCGGCCTGGCTTTGAAGGTGGCCAAATGCCCCTTTACCGTCGCATCCCCAAGCTCAAGCACTTTGAACTGGTGAACCGCAAGGAATTCACCGTGATCAACGTGGCCAAGCTTGCCGAGATCAAGGCCGGCAGCACGGTGAGCCTCGATTCCCTCGTCAAAGATGGAATTGTCACTAGCCCCAAGCATCCCCTCAAGATCCTCGGGAATGGTGAGTTGGCCGTCAAACTCACCGTCCAGGCAACCGCCTTTACGGCCAGCGCCCGCACCAAAATCGAAGCAGCTGGCGGCAGCTGCGAACTGGTCTGA
- the rpsQ gene encoding 30S ribosomal protein S17 yields the protein MATKERVGTVVSDKMDKTVVVAVENRFPHPIYQKTVSRTTRYKAHDEANNCRVGDRVRITETRPLSRTKRWTVAEVLNSTNAG from the coding sequence ATGGCAACCAAGGAAAGGGTCGGCACCGTCGTCAGCGACAAGATGGACAAAACGGTGGTGGTGGCGGTCGAAAACCGCTTCCCCCACCCCATCTATCAAAAGACGGTCAGCCGGACCACCCGTTACAAAGCCCACGACGAGGCAAACAACTGCCGCGTCGGCGACCGGGTTCGCATCACTGAGACCCGACCGCTCAGCCGCACTAAGCGCTGGACTGTGGCCGAGGTTCTCAACAGCACCAACGCCGGTTGA